One window from the genome of Bradyrhizobium xenonodulans encodes:
- a CDS encoding YeaH/YhbH family protein: MHIIDRRLNPGGKSLENRQRFLRRAKSLVQGAVKKTSQERDIKDVLEGGEVTIPLDGMHEPRFRREGGTRDMVLPGNKKFIEGDYLQRSGQGSAKDSGPGEGDSEDAFRFVLSRDEFVDLFLDDLELPDLAKRKIAQTESEGIQRAGYTTAGSPANISVSRTVRLALARRIALKRPRKEEIEELEAAIAACTDEDERVVLLAQLEKLKAKTKRIPFIDPLDIRYRRYEKVPRPVAQAVMFCLMDVSGSMSEHMKDLAKRFYMLLYVFLKRRYKHVEIVFIRHTDRAEEVDEQTFFYGPASGGTLVSSALQAMHEIVRERFNPSDWNIYAAQASDGDNSYSDGELTGLLLTDKILPVCQFFAYLEVGESGGSAFDLSDSSLWTLYERLRNSGAPLSMRKVSERSEIFPVFHDLFQRRETAQEKAAP; the protein is encoded by the coding sequence ATTCACATTATTGACAGGCGCCTGAATCCAGGCGGCAAGAGTCTTGAGAACCGGCAGCGGTTCTTGCGTCGGGCCAAATCCCTGGTGCAGGGCGCCGTCAAGAAGACCTCGCAGGAACGCGACATCAAGGACGTCCTCGAGGGGGGTGAAGTCACGATCCCGCTGGACGGCATGCACGAGCCGCGTTTCCGCCGCGAAGGCGGAACGCGCGACATGGTGCTGCCCGGGAACAAGAAGTTCATCGAGGGCGACTATCTCCAGCGCTCCGGCCAGGGCAGCGCCAAGGATTCCGGTCCCGGCGAAGGCGACAGCGAAGACGCCTTCCGCTTCGTGCTCAGCCGCGACGAGTTCGTCGATCTCTTCCTCGACGATCTCGAACTGCCGGATCTCGCCAAGCGCAAGATCGCGCAGACCGAGAGCGAGGGCATCCAGCGCGCCGGCTACACCACGGCAGGTTCGCCCGCCAATATCTCGGTGAGCCGGACGGTGCGGCTCGCGCTGGCGCGCCGGATCGCGCTCAAGCGTCCCCGCAAGGAGGAGATCGAGGAGCTGGAAGCCGCGATCGCCGCGTGCACGGACGAGGACGAGCGTGTGGTGCTGCTCGCCCAGCTCGAAAAGCTGAAGGCGAAGACCAAGCGCATTCCCTTCATCGACCCGCTCGACATCCGCTACCGCCGCTACGAGAAGGTGCCGCGGCCGGTCGCGCAGGCGGTGATGTTCTGTCTGATGGACGTCTCGGGCTCGATGTCCGAGCACATGAAGGATCTCGCCAAGCGATTCTACATGCTGCTCTACGTGTTCCTGAAGCGCCGCTACAAGCATGTCGAGATCGTCTTCATCCGCCACACCGACCGCGCCGAGGAAGTGGACGAGCAGACCTTCTTCTACGGCCCGGCCTCCGGCGGCACGCTGGTCTCCAGCGCGCTCCAGGCGATGCACGAGATCGTGCGCGAGCGCTTCAATCCATCGGACTGGAATATCTACGCAGCCCAGGCCTCCGACGGCGACAATTCCTATTCCGACGGCGAGCTCACGGGCCTGCTGCTGACCGACAAGATCTTGCCGGTCTGTCAGTTCTTTGCCTATCTCGAGGTTGGCGAGTCCGGCGGCAGCGCCTTCGATCTCTCCGATTCCTCGCTCTGGACCCTCTATGAGCGCCTGCGCAACAGCGGCGCACCGCTCTCGATGCGCAAGGTCAGCGAGCGCAGCGAGATCTTTCCGGTGTTCCACGACCTGTTCCAGCGCCGCGAAACTGCCCAGGAGAAAGCTGCTCCATGA
- a CDS encoding PrkA family serine protein kinase, whose translation MYNDSLFNAFARSFEARSQHDMSMAEYLESCRSDPMKYANAAERLLAAIGDPQTIDTAKDTRLGRIFLNRTIRTYPAFAGFYGMEETIERIVGFFRHAAQGLEERKQILYLLGPVGGGKSSLAERLKSLMEVHPIYVLKAGDELSPVFESPLSLFDPDHLGPMLEEKYGIPRRRLTGLMSPWCYKRLEAFGGDISQFRVAKIQPSRLRQIAISKTEPGDENNQDISSLVGKVDIRKLETYAQNDPDAYSYSGGLNRANQGVLEFVEMFKAPIKMLHPLLTATQEGNYIGTENIGAIPFTGVILAHSNEAEWSSFKANKNNEAFIDRICVIKVPYCLRITEEQKIYEKLIQGSELAAAPCAPSTLETLARFSVMSRLRKHENSTVFAKMRVYDGESLKESDPKARSVQEYRDAAGVDEGMDGVSTRFAFKILAATFNHDPQEVAADAVHLMYALEQSIRREQLPEEVEKRYLEFIKADLAPRYAEFIGNEIQKAYLESYSDYGQNLFDRYVDYADAWIEDQDFKDADTGQLLDRELLNQELTKIEKPAGIANPKDFRNEVVKFSLRSRAQNGGKNPTWISYEKIRDVIEKRIFSQVEDLLPVISFGSKKDGETEKKHGEFVARMVERGYTERQVRRLVEWYMRVKQAG comes from the coding sequence ATGTACAACGATTCTCTATTCAACGCTTTCGCTCGGTCGTTCGAGGCGAGAAGCCAGCACGACATGTCGATGGCGGAATATCTGGAATCGTGTCGAAGCGATCCCATGAAATACGCGAACGCGGCCGAACGACTGCTAGCTGCCATCGGTGACCCCCAGACGATTGACACGGCCAAGGATACCCGCCTTGGCCGTATTTTTTTGAACCGCACGATCCGCACCTATCCGGCCTTTGCCGGCTTCTACGGCATGGAAGAGACCATCGAGCGCATCGTCGGCTTCTTCCGCCACGCAGCTCAAGGTCTCGAAGAACGCAAGCAGATCCTCTATCTGCTCGGCCCGGTCGGCGGCGGCAAATCCTCGCTCGCCGAGCGGCTCAAGTCGCTGATGGAAGTCCACCCCATCTACGTGCTGAAGGCCGGCGATGAACTCTCGCCGGTGTTCGAGAGCCCGCTGAGCCTGTTCGATCCCGATCACCTCGGGCCGATGCTGGAAGAGAAGTACGGCATTCCGCGCCGCCGCCTCACCGGCCTGATGAGCCCGTGGTGTTATAAGCGGCTCGAAGCCTTCGGCGGCGATATTTCGCAGTTTCGCGTCGCAAAAATCCAGCCGTCGCGGCTGCGTCAGATCGCGATCTCCAAGACCGAGCCAGGTGACGAGAACAACCAGGACATCTCCTCGCTGGTCGGCAAGGTCGACATCCGCAAGCTCGAGACCTACGCGCAGAACGATCCCGACGCCTACAGCTATTCCGGCGGCCTCAACCGCGCCAACCAGGGCGTGCTCGAGTTCGTCGAGATGTTCAAGGCGCCGATCAAGATGCTGCATCCGCTGCTGACCGCGACGCAGGAAGGCAACTACATCGGCACCGAGAACATCGGCGCGATCCCGTTCACGGGCGTGATCCTCGCGCATTCCAACGAAGCGGAGTGGTCGAGCTTCAAGGCCAACAAGAACAACGAGGCCTTCATCGACCGCATCTGCGTGATCAAGGTGCCGTACTGCCTGCGGATCACCGAAGAGCAGAAGATCTACGAGAAGCTGATCCAGGGCTCCGAGCTCGCGGCCGCGCCGTGCGCGCCCTCGACGCTGGAGACGCTGGCGCGGTTCTCGGTGATGTCGCGGCTGCGCAAGCACGAGAATTCCACGGTGTTCGCCAAGATGCGGGTTTACGACGGCGAAAGCCTGAAGGAATCCGATCCGAAGGCGCGCAGCGTCCAGGAATATCGCGACGCCGCCGGCGTCGACGAAGGCATGGACGGCGTCTCCACCCGCTTCGCCTTCAAGATCCTGGCCGCGACCTTCAACCATGATCCGCAGGAAGTCGCCGCCGACGCCGTGCATCTGATGTACGCGCTGGAGCAGTCGATCCGCCGCGAGCAGCTGCCCGAGGAAGTCGAGAAGCGCTACCTCGAATTCATTAAGGCGGACCTTGCGCCGCGCTACGCCGAGTTCATCGGCAACGAGATCCAGAAGGCCTATCTGGAATCCTACTCGGATTACGGCCAGAACCTGTTCGACCGTTACGTCGACTATGCCGACGCCTGGATCGAGGACCAGGACTTCAAGGACGCCGACACCGGCCAACTGCTCGATCGCGAATTGTTGAACCAGGAATTGACGAAAATCGAGAAGCCGGCGGGCATCGCCAACCCCAAGGACTTCCGCAACGAGGTGGTCAAATTCTCGTTACGGTCGCGGGCCCAGAACGGCGGCAAGAATCCGACCTGGATTTCCTACGAGAAGATTCGCGACGTGATCGAAAAGCGGATATTCTCCCAGGTCGAGGACCTGCTTCCGGTCATCTCCTTCGGGTCGAAGAAGGACGGCGAGACGGAGAAGAAGCACGGCGAATTCGTCGCACGCATGGTGGAGCGCGGCTACACCGAGCGTCAGGTTCGCCGGCTCGTCGAATGGTACATGCGCGTGAAGCAGGCCGGTTGA